The following proteins come from a genomic window of Candidatus Francisella endociliophora:
- a CDS encoding bifunctional nicotinamide-nucleotide adenylyltransferase/Nudix hydroxylase, with product MYDVSVFIGRFQPFHKGHLHNILVALKHSEKVIINVGSSFNAPNVKNPFSYKQRKQMILEDLEIAGVNLSRVEIEPLADYFYQEQKWEDALRANVRKHINKNETVAIAGHVKDSSSYYIKSFPEWGYIPVTNYKNYNATDFRKKFYKGEIIAEYMCNDNLSKGTYAFLKKFIFTQQYQDLVAENNYVIEYKKSWSSAPYKPNLVTVDALVIVNDQILLVQRKGLPGKNLWALPGGFLEHDETISQAIVRELHEETSLDLTREQLALAKITEMVFDYPDRSVRGRTISHTGLFVFDKWEKLPNIRAADDANDTKWVPISSIMEDMYDRMLEDHYQIITILLEICEKL from the coding sequence ATGTATGATGTTTCAGTTTTTATAGGTAGATTTCAACCTTTTCACAAAGGTCATTTACATAATATACTAGTTGCTCTTAAGCATAGTGAAAAAGTAATTATAAATGTTGGTAGTTCATTTAATGCTCCTAATGTAAAAAATCCATTTTCTTATAAACAAAGAAAACAAATGATTTTGGAAGATCTTGAAATTGCAGGAGTTAATTTATCTCGAGTTGAGATAGAGCCTTTAGCAGATTATTTTTATCAAGAACAAAAATGGGAAGATGCATTAAGAGCTAATGTCAGAAAGCATATTAATAAAAATGAAACAGTTGCCATAGCTGGACACGTTAAAGATAGTTCTAGTTATTATATAAAAAGTTTTCCGGAGTGGGGATATATTCCTGTTACAAACTATAAAAATTATAATGCTACAGATTTTAGGAAAAAGTTTTATAAAGGTGAAATCATTGCTGAATATATGTGTAATGATAACTTATCAAAAGGTACCTATGCTTTTTTAAAAAAGTTCATATTCACACAACAATATCAAGACTTAGTCGCTGAAAATAATTATGTTATAGAATATAAGAAATCGTGGAGCAGTGCACCATATAAACCAAACTTGGTTACGGTTGATGCTTTAGTTATTGTTAACGATCAGATTCTACTAGTACAGCGTAAAGGTTTGCCAGGAAAAAATCTTTGGGCTTTACCTGGAGGCTTTTTGGAGCATGATGAAACAATATCTCAAGCTATAGTTAGAGAGTTGCATGAAGAAACAAGCCTTGATTTAACTAGGGAACAATTAGCTTTAGCAAAAATAACAGAAATGGTTTTTGATTATCCAGATCGTTCTGTTCGTGGTAGAACTATTAGTCATACTGGATTATTTGTATTTGATAAATGGGAAAAACTGCCCAATATACGAGCAGCAGATGATGCAAATGATACTAAATGGGTACCCATATCCTCAATTATGGAAGATATGTATGATAGAATGCTAGAAGATCATTATCAAATTATCACTATTTTATTAGAAATATGTGAGAAATTATAA